The Methanoculleus thermophilus genome includes a window with the following:
- a CDS encoding DUF7839 domain-containing protein, whose protein sequence is MTGLSEDPLYVILRSKREATRFQILVEIAEHQPAIRQQEIAEKLGVTPQAVSEYIRELVDEGLVTAHGRGRYEVTKSGIEWVLRHAEALESYARHVNRDIIQQVAVWTAIAREEIRKGDRVGVFMQDGWLYVAKEERSATGIATMDAQPGEDLGVAQLNGIIDHEEGLIHVCKVPRVELGGSRKVRTDLLRDVIRNAEVVAAVGLESYVALKKADIEPDMFFGSREGVIEAAFHGRECAILIVDEEFTDFLKRLETVGLAYTIHDLIAP, encoded by the coding sequence TTGACCGGCCTCAGTGAAGATCCCCTTTACGTCATCCTGCGCAGTAAACGAGAGGCGACGCGGTTCCAGATCCTGGTGGAGATTGCGGAGCACCAGCCGGCCATTCGCCAGCAGGAGATCGCCGAGAAACTTGGTGTGACACCCCAGGCAGTCTCCGAGTACATCCGGGAGCTGGTGGATGAAGGGCTCGTCACCGCTCATGGCCGAGGTCGATACGAGGTGACGAAGAGCGGGATCGAGTGGGTCCTGCGGCACGCCGAGGCTCTTGAATCGTACGCCCGCCACGTCAACCGCGACATCATTCAGCAGGTGGCAGTCTGGACAGCCATCGCCCGCGAGGAGATCCGGAAGGGGGACAGAGTCGGTGTCTTCATGCAGGACGGCTGGCTCTATGTGGCGAAAGAGGAGCGGAGCGCCACCGGGATCGCGACGATGGATGCCCAGCCCGGTGAGGATCTCGGCGTTGCTCAGTTAAACGGCATCATCGATCATGAGGAGGGGCTCATCCATGTCTGCAAAGTGCCGCGAGTGGAGCTCGGCGGATCCAGGAAGGTCCGCACGGATCTCCTCAGGGATGTCATCCGCAACGCCGAGGTCGTGGCCGCTGTCGGCCTCGAGTCGTATGTGGCTCTCAAGAAGGCAGACATCGAGCCGGATATGTTCTTTGGCTCCCGCGAGGGTGTCATCGAGGCGGCGTTCCATGGCCGTGAGTGCGCAATCCTTATTGTTGATGAGGAGTTTACTGATTTTCTCAAGCGACTGGAGACGGTGGGGCTCGCCTACACGATCCACGACCTGATCGCACCATGA
- a CDS encoding ArsR family transcriptional regulator — protein MTGHIKILNDPVELVPLLITFNNADYKKIYDLLNKAWLTEEELGAYVDASVVTECLSILKKGNLIEEQWRMPKPGQKPMKEYRTTYSKFRANFQCSMGDIGDLLHIAISNDESLRAIVDSVEQEISAGTTSIGDISRKYGVSPIFIKGLAKRIPSLDVKGQGMVLLDRPQ, from the coding sequence TTGACAGGACATATTAAGATTCTTAACGATCCGGTTGAACTGGTTCCTCTTCTAATAACATTCAATAATGCGGACTATAAAAAGATCTACGATCTCTTAAACAAGGCCTGGCTGACCGAGGAGGAACTGGGGGCGTATGTTGATGCCTCGGTGGTGACTGAGTGCCTCTCCATTCTCAAGAAAGGAAACCTGATCGAAGAGCAGTGGCGGATGCCCAAGCCCGGCCAGAAGCCGATGAAGGAATACCGGACGACATACAGCAAATTCAGGGCAAATTTTCAGTGTTCCATGGGGGATATCGGAGACCTGCTGCACATCGCCATCTCTAACGACGAGAGCCTTCGTGCGATCGTGGATTCGGTTGAGCAGGAGATCTCGGCAGGGACTACCTCGATCGGCGATATATCTAGAAAATATGGAGTCAGTCCGATCTTCATCAAGGGGCTGGCGAAGAGGATCCCCAGTCTCGATGTGAAAGGGCAGGGAATGGTGTTGCTTGACCGGCCTCAGTGA
- the hypF gene encoding carbamoyltransferase HypF translates to MRTCGTIIIRGIVQGVGFRPFVYAKAREYGIKGTVKNLGSEVEIRAFGDRFEEFLEAVSRGTPLSHIDSIDVRNLCGDPPDTFTILESGSGSLSGFIPPDVAICDDCIADILTPGGRYEGYWATSCVNCGPRYSIINAIPYDRERTSMIEFPMCPPCEREYTDPSCRRHHAQTIACAACGPHLALLRIDGTPIEGEPIKKAAELLDAGSIVAIRGIGGFHIACTEEAAPELKRRLGRTEQPLAVMVTPEEVERIAVVSEEERKILHSRERPIVVLEKRDPASHQAISDLHTIGCMLPYTGLHHLLFANLAHPLLVMTSANLPGYPMITDLATALERLSGEVDYILTHNRQIVNRCDDSVVRDGYIIRLSRGFAPKRAAIDLGDACILGVGPELNANISIYKDGFCITSPHVGNVRNPQTLAYLQETAEKIGGLVGARYDWIVHDLHPQFLSTRYAREVAEATGADLLAVQHHRAHIAAATREECIGIAIDGVGYGDDGTIWGGEVFAGQVPNLDRVGHLEVVPMPGGDLATRYPERMLYGILPTDEVRDLLASRGWSEIELAVLARQVERGLNVASTSSTGRVLDAAAALLGICRERTYDGEPAMKLEARAYAGKPSVWEHNILRGKDGCEVLSTRSILAEAYRRFGAGERVEDIAASIQYNLARGVAAMAVNAAEERGIPRVALSGGVAYNRAIRETIRAEILAAGLEFVMNRDYPLGDGCISFGQVVYGGSIEK, encoded by the coding sequence ATGCGTACATGTGGCACTATCATCATCCGGGGCATCGTCCAGGGGGTTGGATTTCGCCCCTTTGTCTACGCAAAGGCCCGAGAATACGGGATCAAGGGGACCGTCAAAAATCTCGGGAGCGAGGTGGAGATCCGCGCGTTCGGTGACCGGTTTGAGGAATTTCTGGAGGCTGTTTCACGGGGAACGCCATTATCTCACATAGATTCTATAGATGTCCGGAATCTTTGCGGTGACCCCCCCGATACGTTTACGATTCTTGAGAGCGGCTCCGGAAGTCTCTCGGGCTTCATCCCGCCAGACGTCGCCATCTGTGACGACTGTATCGCTGATATTCTCACACCGGGCGGGCGATACGAGGGTTACTGGGCCACATCCTGCGTCAACTGCGGTCCGCGATACAGCATCATCAATGCGATCCCCTACGATCGGGAACGGACATCCATGATAGAGTTCCCGATGTGCCCCCCCTGCGAGCGCGAGTATACCGATCCCTCGTGCCGGCGCCACCATGCGCAGACGATCGCCTGTGCGGCCTGCGGACCGCACCTTGCCCTTCTGCGAATTGATGGGACTCCGATAGAAGGGGAGCCCATCAAAAAAGCGGCAGAACTCCTCGATGCCGGTTCAATCGTCGCCATCCGTGGGATCGGGGGGTTCCATATCGCCTGCACCGAAGAGGCAGCTCCTGAGTTGAAACGCCGCCTGGGCCGAACGGAGCAGCCCCTCGCAGTGATGGTGACTCCAGAGGAGGTGGAGCGGATCGCGGTCGTATCCGAGGAAGAGCGAAAGATCCTCCACTCCCGGGAGCGGCCGATCGTGGTGCTTGAGAAGCGGGATCCCGCGTCACACCAGGCGATCTCGGATCTCCACACCATCGGGTGCATGCTCCCCTACACCGGGCTGCACCACCTCCTCTTTGCGAACCTCGCTCACCCGCTCCTCGTCATGACGAGCGCAAACCTTCCGGGCTATCCGATGATCACCGATCTTGCGACCGCCCTTGAACGACTCTCGGGAGAGGTCGATTACATCCTCACCCACAACCGGCAGATCGTCAACCGGTGCGACGACTCCGTTGTACGGGACGGTTACATCATCCGCCTCTCCCGCGGCTTCGCCCCGAAACGGGCGGCGATCGATCTCGGTGATGCGTGCATCCTCGGTGTCGGACCGGAACTGAACGCAAACATCTCCATCTACAAGGACGGATTCTGCATCACCTCGCCCCACGTAGGAAACGTGAGAAACCCCCAGACCCTCGCCTACCTGCAGGAGACGGCAGAGAAGATCGGAGGGCTCGTCGGCGCCCGGTATGATTGGATCGTTCACGATCTCCATCCCCAGTTCCTCTCAACGCGCTACGCGAGGGAGGTTGCGGAGGCAACCGGGGCGGACCTCCTCGCAGTCCAGCACCACCGGGCGCACATAGCGGCGGCGACCCGGGAGGAGTGCATCGGGATCGCCATCGATGGTGTGGGCTATGGCGATGACGGCACAATCTGGGGCGGCGAGGTCTTCGCCGGGCAGGTACCCAACCTCGACCGGGTCGGTCACCTCGAGGTCGTCCCGATGCCGGGCGGCGATCTTGCCACCCGGTATCCCGAACGGATGCTCTACGGCATCCTGCCGACAGACGAGGTCCGCGACCTGCTCGCATCGAGAGGGTGGAGCGAGATCGAACTTGCGGTTCTCGCACGGCAGGTCGAACGGGGCTTAAACGTCGCGAGTACTTCCAGCACCGGCCGGGTTCTTGACGCCGCAGCGGCACTCCTTGGGATCTGCCGGGAGCGGACCTACGATGGAGAGCCGGCGATGAAACTTGAGGCGAGAGCCTACGCGGGAAAACCATCGGTCTGGGAACACAACATCCTGCGCGGAAAAGACGGCTGTGAGGTCCTCTCGACCCGATCGATTCTCGCAGAGGCCTACCGGCGGTTCGGTGCCGGGGAGCGGGTCGAAGATATCGCCGCATCCATCCAGTATAATCTCGCGAGAGGCGTTGCCGCGATGGCCGTCAATGCGGCAGAAGAGCGTGGGATCCCGCGGGTTGCCCTCTCGGGCGGGGTAGCCTACAACCGGGCGATCAGAGAGACGATCCGGGCTGAGATCCTTGCCGCCGGGCTCGAGTTCGTCATGAACAGGGATTATCCCCTCGGTGACGGATGCATCAGCTTCGGGCAGGTGGTCTACGGGGGGAGTATTGAGAAGTAA
- the rpl12p gene encoding 50S ribosomal protein P1: MEYIYAALLLHNAGKEITEENVTAVLNAAGVAVDDARVKALVAALEDVNIEEAISKAAVAPVAAAPAAAAAPAAAAPAAEAEEKKEEKKEEEEESGMAGLGALFG, translated from the coding sequence ATGGAGTATATCTACGCTGCACTGCTCCTGCACAACGCAGGCAAAGAGATTACTGAAGAGAATGTGACTGCTGTCCTGAACGCGGCCGGTGTCGCCGTTGATGACGCCCGTGTGAAGGCCCTTGTCGCCGCACTCGAGGACGTGAACATCGAGGAGGCCATCAGCAAGGCCGCCGTTGCACCTGTCGCCGCTGCGCCCGCCGCAGCCGCTGCCCCTGCAGCCGCCGCACCCGCAGCCGAAGCAGAGGAGAAGAAAGAGGAGAAGAAGGAAGAGGAAGAAGAGAGCGGCATGGCCGGTCTCGGTGCCCTCTTCGGCTAA
- a CDS encoding 50S ribosomal protein L10: protein MALYTHHLPRWKKEEVEAIKRGIEEHALVGVVDMYGIPASQVQQIRRNLRGTATVKMARNTLIEHALNELGGSVAALNDYAEGQSALIFTNENPFKLFKQLEKTKTKMAAKPGETAPEDIVVPKGPTSFKPGPIVGELQQVGIPAVIEGGKVKIREEKTVVKKGETINKKIADALLKLGIKPMDVGLVLQAAYYRGTIFTPDLLSIDEEAYANNIALAAQQAFNLSVNAVIPTSITIGAIIGKAVQEARNVGVEASIYEKDIVDLIIGRAQREMLAVALAAQSHGFELDEATLQAASAATAAAPAAVEAPAEAKSGEEEKEEEKKEEEEESGMAGLGALFG, encoded by the coding sequence ATGGCACTCTATACGCACCACCTGCCCCGGTGGAAGAAGGAAGAGGTCGAGGCGATCAAGCGCGGCATCGAGGAGCACGCGCTTGTCGGTGTCGTGGACATGTACGGCATTCCGGCATCGCAGGTCCAGCAGATCCGGCGGAACCTCCGCGGGACCGCGACGGTGAAGATGGCCCGGAACACGCTGATCGAGCACGCCTTAAACGAGCTCGGCGGCAGCGTTGCGGCATTAAACGACTACGCCGAAGGCCAGAGCGCCCTGATCTTCACGAACGAGAATCCCTTCAAGCTCTTTAAGCAGCTGGAGAAGACCAAGACGAAGATGGCTGCAAAGCCTGGTGAGACCGCTCCTGAGGATATTGTTGTCCCGAAGGGTCCGACCAGCTTCAAGCCCGGTCCAATCGTCGGTGAGCTTCAGCAGGTGGGCATTCCCGCAGTCATTGAGGGCGGAAAAGTCAAGATCCGCGAGGAAAAGACTGTCGTGAAGAAGGGCGAGACCATCAATAAGAAGATTGCCGATGCGCTTCTCAAGCTCGGCATCAAGCCTATGGATGTCGGCCTCGTCCTGCAGGCTGCCTACTATCGGGGCACTATCTTTACACCGGATCTGCTCTCTATCGATGAAGAAGCCTACGCGAACAACATCGCACTTGCTGCCCAGCAGGCATTCAACCTCTCGGTCAACGCAGTCATCCCGACGTCGATTACCATCGGCGCGATCATTGGCAAGGCGGTCCAGGAAGCCCGGAACGTGGGTGTCGAGGCGAGCATCTACGAGAAAGATATCGTCGACCTGATCATCGGACGGGCACAGCGCGAGATGCTGGCCGTTGCGCTTGCTGCACAGAGCCACGGCTTCGAACTTGATGAAGCGACCCTGCAGGCAGCCTCCGCTGCGACTGCCGCAGCCCCTGCTGCGGTAGAGGCGCCGGCCGAGGCAAAGTCCGGGGAAGAGGAGAAGGAAGAGGAGAAGAAGGAAGAGGAGGAAGAGAGCGGCATGGCCGGTCTCGGCGCCCTCTTCGGCTAA
- a CDS encoding 50S ribosomal protein L1: MVDRTTIQEAVKTALEKAPERKFKESVDITVNLRNIDMSQPKNRIDETILLPNGFDNVKIAVLGKGDITTQAKEVNVDLIIGPEEIERLGGEPREARKVAEEYQFFLAETAVMPLVGRYLGVRLGPRGRMPMPIPQGMDIRPVVQRLRSSVRIRTKDKKVFHAKVGSASMDPAAIAENIDVILRRVESVLESGAMNIHSVYVKTTMGPAVRVI, from the coding sequence ATGGTTGACAGAACCACTATACAGGAAGCCGTAAAGACGGCACTGGAGAAGGCTCCGGAACGGAAGTTCAAGGAGAGTGTGGATATCACCGTCAACCTCAGGAATATCGATATGTCCCAGCCCAAGAATCGTATTGATGAGACGATTCTTCTCCCGAACGGTTTTGACAACGTCAAGATCGCCGTTCTCGGGAAGGGCGACATCACCACGCAGGCAAAAGAGGTGAATGTGGACCTCATCATCGGGCCTGAGGAGATTGAGCGGCTCGGGGGAGAACCCCGGGAAGCGCGAAAAGTGGCGGAGGAGTACCAGTTCTTCCTTGCTGAGACGGCAGTGATGCCTCTCGTCGGCCGGTACCTCGGTGTCAGGCTTGGTCCGCGCGGACGAATGCCGATGCCGATTCCGCAGGGAATGGATATCAGGCCCGTCGTCCAGCGGCTGAGAAGTTCCGTGAGGATCCGGACGAAGGACAAGAAAGTCTTCCATGCGAAGGTCGGATCGGCAAGCATGGACCCGGCAGCGATCGCCGAGAATATTGATGTGATCCTGCGACGGGTTGAGTCTGTCCTCGAGAGCGGGGCAATGAACATTCATTCGGTCTACGTGAAAACGACCATGGGGCCGGCAGTGAGGGTAATCTGA
- a CDS encoding 50S ribosomal protein L11 encodes MAETVEVLVPGGKATAGPPLGPALGPLGINVKAVVDEINKKTADFNGMQVPVTVTVDEKRNFTIEVGIPPTTALIMKEAGIAKGSAEPGTQVAGNLPLEAAVRIARMKLDDMLSYDLKSAVKEVVGTCVSVGVTVEGMKPREMIQAINDGKYDGVLVE; translated from the coding sequence ATGGCAGAAACGGTCGAGGTATTGGTACCCGGCGGCAAGGCAACAGCAGGTCCACCTCTCGGACCGGCGCTAGGACCTCTCGGTATCAACGTGAAGGCTGTCGTCGACGAGATCAACAAGAAAACAGCGGACTTCAACGGCATGCAGGTGCCGGTGACTGTCACGGTCGACGAGAAACGGAACTTCACGATTGAGGTGGGTATTCCGCCCACAACGGCACTCATTATGAAAGAGGCCGGTATCGCGAAGGGTTCTGCAGAGCCGGGTACTCAGGTGGCAGGAAACCTGCCGCTGGAGGCCGCCGTTCGTATCGCCCGTATGAAACTTGATGACATGCTCTCGTACGACCTGAAATCCGCTGTTAAAGAGGTTGTCGGTACGTGCGTGAGTGTTGGTGTCACCGTCGAGGGTATGAAGCCCCGCGAGATGATCCAGGCCATCAACGATGGAAAGTACGACGGCGTACTCGTCGAATAG